A section of the Fretibacterium sp. OH1220_COT-178 genome encodes:
- the tsaE gene encoding tRNA (adenosine(37)-N6)-threonylcarbamoyltransferase complex ATPase subunit type 1 TsaE, translating into METFRLFSRSEAATRCLGRLLGSALSPGTTVLLSGNLGAGKTAFSKGVGDALGLGGVRSPSFTLVNEYRSERFLLAHADLYRLDPEGVEELGLEEYAGAEDAVLLVEWPERWSFPPETDVLTVGLAAPEEGKRVIEVRSCGDRADRAALALFSGTVAGECPGAEPCVKEGER; encoded by the coding sequence ATGGAGACGTTTCGGCTTTTCTCCCGGTCCGAAGCGGCGACGCGCTGCCTTGGCCGCCTTCTGGGGTCGGCGCTCTCCCCCGGGACGACCGTGCTGCTCTCGGGGAACCTGGGTGCGGGCAAGACCGCTTTTTCCAAGGGGGTGGGGGACGCGCTGGGCCTGGGCGGAGTGCGCAGCCCCTCCTTTACCCTCGTCAACGAGTACCGGTCGGAACGTTTCCTTCTGGCCCATGCGGACCTTTACCGGCTCGATCCCGAGGGGGTGGAGGAGCTGGGGCTGGAGGAGTATGCGGGGGCGGAGGATGCCGTGCTGTTGGTGGAGTGGCCCGAGCGCTGGAGCTTTCCGCCGGAGACGGACGTCCTGACGGTCGGGCTGGCTGCGCCCGAGGAGGGGAAGCGCGTGATCGAGGTCCGCTCCTGCGGGGATCGCGCCGATCGCGCCGCGCTGGCGCTCTTCTCCGGGACCGTCGCGGGAGAGTGCCCGGGGGCCGAGCCGTGCGTAAAGGAAGGGGAACGATGA
- a CDS encoding 4'-phosphopantetheinyl transferase superfamily protein encodes MIAGIGIDLCRVSRMQRAVGSLRFVERVFRAEEIAYAESKGNERARAASYASAFAAREAFCKASGVPLARVALASGFCLLRKGGVPEIKLSPEIEALFLPGLPRRLWVSLTHDGDYAAAVVVIERL; translated from the coding sequence GTGATCGCCGGGATCGGGATCGACCTGTGCCGCGTCTCCCGTATGCAGAGGGCGGTTGGGTCGCTCCGCTTCGTGGAGCGCGTCTTCCGCGCTGAGGAAATCGCCTATGCGGAATCCAAGGGGAACGAACGGGCCCGTGCGGCGAGCTACGCCTCCGCCTTCGCCGCACGGGAGGCCTTCTGCAAGGCCTCGGGCGTGCCCTTGGCGCGTGTGGCCCTGGCGTCCGGCTTTTGTCTGCTCCGTAAGGGCGGGGTTCCGGAGATCAAACTGAGTCCGGAGATCGAAGCCCTGTTTCTCCCGGGCCTTCCCAGGAGGCTGTGGGTCTCCCTGACCCACGACGGGGACTATGCCGCGGCCGTCGTGGTGATCGAGCGTTTATAG
- a CDS encoding branched-chain amino acid ABC transporter permease: protein MGGYQEGIVILLCINCIAAMGVSLLTGFTGIFTLGHAAYMALGAYTAAIMTVRYGIHWLPAILAGGIVAVAVAWMIGVPTLRLTGDYYAIASIGLGEAIRLILENWQSFTRGARGFPGIDSYTTRNIAVAFFTVLTILMFNLIDSRLGRELKASRDDRLAASLMGFNTTASRMKALLLSAFYCGISGALLGGYMNFIQPSMFDMMKSTELTAVVVFGGLGSMSGTLLGSAIVTSVMEYFRDISQYRMLIYGLLLVVIMVVRPEGLLGNREIWSFLPGNGSGRRG, encoded by the coding sequence CTGGGCGGATATCAGGAGGGCATCGTCATCCTGCTCTGCATCAACTGCATCGCGGCCATGGGCGTTTCGCTCCTCACCGGATTCACGGGGATCTTCACCCTGGGGCACGCGGCCTACATGGCGCTCGGGGCCTACACGGCGGCGATCATGACCGTGCGGTACGGCATCCACTGGCTGCCGGCCATCCTCGCGGGTGGGATCGTCGCCGTGGCCGTTGCCTGGATGATCGGCGTGCCGACGCTCCGCCTCACCGGCGACTACTACGCCATTGCCTCCATCGGCCTGGGCGAGGCGATCCGCCTGATCCTGGAGAACTGGCAGTCCTTCACCCGGGGGGCGCGCGGATTTCCGGGCATCGACTCCTACACCACCCGGAACATTGCGGTGGCCTTCTTCACCGTCCTGACGATCCTGATGTTCAACCTCATCGACAGCCGGCTGGGGCGCGAGCTCAAGGCCTCGCGGGACGACCGCCTCGCGGCCTCGCTTATGGGCTTCAACACCACGGCGTCCCGCATGAAGGCGCTCCTGCTCTCCGCGTTCTACTGCGGCATCTCGGGGGCCCTGCTCGGGGGCTACATGAACTTCATCCAGCCGTCCATGTTCGACATGATGAAGTCGACCGAGCTGACGGCGGTGGTGGTGTTCGGCGGGCTGGGCTCCATGAGCGGCACCCTGCTGGGATCGGCGATCGTGACCTCGGTCATGGAGTATTTCCGGGATATCTCGCAGTACCGCATGCTCATCTATGGCCTGCTGCTCGTCGTCATCATGGTGGTGCGCCCGGAGGGGCTTCTGGGCAACCGGGAGATCTGGAGTTTCCTGCCCGGAAACGGCTCCGGGAGAAGGGGGTGA
- a CDS encoding flagellin N-terminal helical domain-containing protein — protein MSEEINYCADVFAQEAFPMQIDGMREFFSKIAPSAGPAAAQGKFFLSVVPAPTPQARPIHDSLSLSELGKRLSLNRGESSSLLEGRKADSVDSLPSWAQPMDKVLSQTIDILERMRKLAVAAQDKKLTDLERIEMQIEIEDLRANLNAVPRTLLRKELQVEYVSLQEAYAALFKDGSESFGDCSSVLERARDRILNGQEWDVREAWSRGGFIRVTRDENGEDVQEVGAGNAWHVVDDRNVVTRVWQEGKYVYVDSGRKVPTVRERLEKASPVVVMDAQSAARGIGYLEKRIASARKFREQLPELIEQSEQPKWETYVFLERLIFPDGNFKEVLTEPDIASYHLLHDGIYDYPYFSRPLVKPDGSDPSLVERKSLEDKWVAANRANESGDRTHGLSVPKLHEEDITLHNVKTIQVQGFSKQKE, from the coding sequence ATGTCGGAGGAAATTAATTACTGCGCGGATGTTTTTGCTCAGGAGGCGTTTCCCATGCAGATCGACGGAATGAGAGAATTTTTTTCAAAGATCGCGCCATCGGCCGGACCGGCCGCCGCACAGGGCAAATTTTTCCTGTCCGTCGTGCCTGCTCCGACGCCGCAGGCACGACCCATCCACGATTCTCTGAGCCTCTCCGAGCTGGGCAAAAGACTCAGCCTGAATAGAGGAGAGTCGTCTTCCCTGCTGGAAGGGCGGAAGGCGGATTCCGTCGATTCGCTGCCGTCGTGGGCCCAACCAATGGACAAGGTCCTGTCGCAGACGATCGACATCCTGGAGAGGATGCGGAAGTTGGCGGTAGCCGCGCAGGACAAAAAACTAACCGATCTCGAACGTATCGAGATGCAGATTGAAATTGAAGATTTGAGGGCCAACCTCAATGCGGTGCCGCGGACTCTTCTGCGAAAGGAGCTGCAGGTTGAGTACGTATCGTTGCAAGAGGCTTATGCCGCCTTGTTCAAGGATGGGTCTGAGTCTTTCGGGGACTGCAGCAGTGTGCTGGAACGCGCGCGGGATCGCATCCTGAACGGGCAGGAGTGGGACGTCAGAGAGGCTTGGAGCCGTGGAGGCTTTATTCGCGTGACTCGGGACGAGAATGGGGAAGATGTTCAGGAGGTAGGCGCAGGCAATGCTTGGCATGTGGTGGACGACCGAAATGTAGTGACACGGGTTTGGCAAGAAGGGAAGTACGTCTATGTAGACAGCGGCAGAAAAGTCCCTACGGTCCGCGAGAGATTGGAAAAAGCGAGTCCGGTCGTTGTCATGGACGCCCAATCCGCCGCCAGGGGGATCGGTTATCTGGAAAAGCGGATAGCCTCCGCTCGGAAATTTCGTGAGCAGCTCCCGGAATTGATCGAACAGTCGGAGCAGCCGAAGTGGGAGACATACGTTTTTCTTGAGCGGCTCATTTTTCCAGATGGGAATTTTAAAGAAGTGCTGACCGAACCAGATATCGCCAGTTACCATCTGCTTCATGACGGGATTTATGACTATCCATACTTTAGTAGGCCCTTGGTAAAACCGGACGGCAGCGATCCTTCACTCGTGGAAAGGAAAAGCCTTGAGGATAAATGGGTTGCCGCAAACAGAGCAAACGAAAGCGGCGATAGGACGCATGGGCTCTCTGTTCCGAAACTGCACGAAGAGGACATAACGCTTCATAACGTAAAGACTATTCAGGTTCAGGGGTTTTCAAAGCAGAAGGAGTAA
- a CDS encoding integrase core domain-containing protein has product MRPAIPKTNGKAERVIRTLMEMWHDKEHFESPEHRRKSLARFVNGYNRVKPHKALENLTPGEKLCLYFFSQEFVNNS; this is encoded by the coding sequence ATGCGTCCGGCGATCCCCAAGACCAATGGCAAGGCGGAACGAGTCATACGGACCTTGATGGAGATGTGGCACGATAAGGAGCACTTCGAATCACCGGAGCATCGCAGAAAATCACTGGCTCGTTTCGTCAATGGCTACAATCGGGTCAAGCCTCATAAGGCTCTGGAAAATTTGACGCCGGGTGAAAAGCTCTGTTTATACTTTTTCTCTCAGGAGTTTGTAAACAACTCTTGA
- a CDS encoding class I SAM-dependent methyltransferase: protein MEAADKTRLGLGFEAPVSETALLTVYFKARETLRPDRLLEDTKAVEILEKLDVDLSRFQDKRMSQVGTVIRTRRFDRQTRRMLQEWEKPVVVHLACGLDARFLRTDLGRGVQVDLDLPDVMAVRERFFPVSERNPQIGASMFETSWMDELLERYPGHRFAFIMEGVLMYLQESDIRGLFQNLATRFSGAELHFDSVSPWMARHSKMHDSIREYGDDVRFTWGLGGLRDLESWHPALKYVEVEYYMNQELRRWGWAALFNLIPPLARGAKMVRYDVR from the coding sequence ATGGAGGCAGCCGATAAGACTCGCCTGGGGCTGGGCTTCGAGGCCCCCGTTTCGGAGACGGCGCTTTTGACCGTTTATTTCAAGGCGCGGGAGACGCTGCGGCCCGACCGTCTCCTCGAGGACACCAAGGCTGTGGAGATCCTGGAGAAATTGGACGTGGACCTCTCCCGTTTCCAGGACAAGCGGATGTCTCAGGTGGGGACGGTCATCCGCACGCGCCGGTTCGACCGCCAGACGCGCCGGATGTTGCAGGAGTGGGAGAAACCGGTGGTGGTGCACCTGGCGTGCGGTCTGGACGCCCGTTTTCTGCGGACGGATTTGGGCAGGGGGGTGCAGGTGGATCTGGACCTGCCGGACGTCATGGCGGTGCGGGAGCGTTTCTTCCCCGTATCGGAGCGCAACCCGCAGATCGGGGCCTCGATGTTCGAGACGTCGTGGATGGACGAGCTGCTGGAGCGCTACCCGGGGCACCGCTTCGCCTTCATCATGGAGGGCGTGCTGATGTACCTCCAGGAATCGGACATCAGGGGGCTCTTTCAAAATCTGGCGACGCGGTTCTCCGGAGCCGAGCTGCACTTCGATTCGGTCTCGCCCTGGATGGCGCGTCACTCCAAGATGCACGACTCGATCCGGGAGTACGGGGACGACGTGCGCTTCACCTGGGGGCTCGGGGGCCTCAGGGACCTTGAAAGCTGGCATCCCGCGCTGAAGTATGTGGAGGTGGAGTACTACATGAACCAGGAGCTGCGCCGCTGGGGCTGGGCCGCTTTGTTCAACCTCATCCCCCCGCTGGCCCGGGGCGCAAAGATGGTGCGCTACGACGTACGGTAG
- a CDS encoding vWA domain-containing protein → MEVLVRAFRGPLSLVLAGVLTLLCPLAPATSAGSRPLVLDVQADAPILKAGEKHTIVARVLVKPDKTARRKRVPLAVALVLDRSGSMRSDGKMDNAKRGAAEALRMLDERDVAAVVAYDDKASVVLPTRSVGSPAPFRKAIDALRPGGSTALHDGVQTGAKQLRSYVDEGFAPRVILLSDGLANVGPSTTEELAALGRTLAGQGITITTIGLGLDYNEDTMTALAAESGGNAYFARDAGMLPGIFARDMEDAVTLTAQRVRVVVECGESARPVRVIGREGSVRGRTVEVPIHNLYGAEKYALIEMEVPPQKEGEVPLKLAQIRLEYTDAATGKEAVDEAPLSVTFSRDGDAIAKARRGDIVAQTELARNAEAREEAVRLADAGRTQEAVKLLNERALFSKSFGAGAFSAMSQADRQRMESEARALDTLTLGLTSGMSSEVRKEALYGAYALKNQQTEVQTPLPVSPDVSSADAASADAK, encoded by the coding sequence ATGGAAGTGTTGGTACGCGCTTTCAGGGGCCCGCTTTCCCTGGTTCTGGCAGGGGTCCTCACCCTGCTCTGCCCGTTGGCTCCGGCCACATCGGCCGGTTCCCGTCCGCTCGTCCTGGACGTTCAGGCCGACGCTCCCATCCTGAAGGCGGGGGAAAAGCACACGATCGTCGCGAGGGTGCTCGTGAAACCGGACAAAACCGCCCGGAGAAAACGCGTGCCCCTGGCGGTGGCCCTGGTGCTGGACAGGTCCGGCTCCATGCGTTCGGACGGCAAGATGGACAACGCCAAGCGCGGCGCGGCGGAGGCCCTCAGGATGCTGGACGAACGGGACGTCGCCGCGGTCGTCGCCTACGACGACAAGGCGTCGGTGGTGCTTCCCACCCGATCCGTGGGATCGCCGGCCCCCTTCCGGAAGGCCATCGACGCTCTCCGGCCCGGCGGGTCGACGGCACTCCACGACGGCGTCCAGACGGGGGCCAAACAGCTTCGTTCCTACGTCGACGAGGGGTTTGCCCCGCGCGTCATTCTGCTCTCCGACGGCCTGGCAAACGTCGGCCCTTCCACGACGGAGGAGCTGGCGGCCCTGGGGCGCACCTTGGCCGGACAGGGGATCACGATCACGACCATCGGACTGGGGCTGGACTACAACGAGGACACCATGACCGCCCTGGCGGCGGAGAGCGGCGGCAACGCCTACTTCGCCAGGGACGCCGGGATGCTGCCGGGCATCTTCGCCCGCGACATGGAGGACGCCGTCACGCTCACCGCGCAGCGGGTCCGCGTGGTTGTGGAGTGCGGCGAGTCGGCCCGACCCGTCCGGGTCATAGGCCGCGAGGGCAGCGTCCGCGGCCGGACCGTCGAGGTGCCCATCCACAACCTGTACGGTGCGGAGAAGTACGCCCTGATCGAGATGGAGGTCCCGCCTCAAAAGGAAGGGGAAGTGCCCTTGAAACTCGCGCAGATCCGGCTGGAGTACACGGACGCCGCCACCGGCAAGGAGGCCGTCGACGAGGCGCCGCTCTCGGTCACGTTCTCCCGCGACGGCGACGCGATCGCCAAGGCCCGCCGGGGCGACATCGTCGCACAGACGGAGCTGGCGAGGAACGCCGAGGCCCGCGAGGAGGCGGTACGGCTCGCGGACGCGGGGCGCACCCAGGAGGCCGTGAAGCTGCTGAACGAACGCGCGCTGTTCTCGAAATCCTTTGGGGCGGGAGCTTTTTCGGCCATGTCTCAGGCCGATCGGCAGAGGATGGAATCCGAGGCTCGGGCGCTCGACACACTGACCCTCGGGCTGACCTCGGGAATGTCCTCCGAAGTCCGCAAAGAGGCCCTCTACGGAGCCTATGCTCTGAAGAACCAGCAGACCGAGGTGCAGACCCCGCTGCCGGTCAGTCCGGACGTCTCCAGCGCCGACGCCGCCAGCGCGGACGCGAAATAG
- a CDS encoding NAD(P)H-hydrate dehydratase, which translates to MPLQDFSRAEAAALLPARPDDMHKGDRGRLLVVGGSDRYPGAPALSALGALRSGGGVVSLLSSPSVCAVCAARLPEVVYLPGGKDWAGAALAAASSFGAAVVGPGLGRSVGALNVVRELWVRWPRPLLVDGDGLFALAGEPGEGCFARSDAVLTPHEGEAAHLLGTTAEAVRADRPGAARELAERWGCVLLKGRSTIVALRGKKTVHRLGWGGPELSVPGSGDVLSGCIGAFLAAGLAVRDAALLGGALHGMAGALLRSGGVDGVLASQIADALRPVLRELRS; encoded by the coding sequence ATGCCGCTCCAGGATTTTTCTCGGGCCGAGGCGGCGGCGCTCCTGCCCGCCCGTCCGGACGATATGCACAAGGGGGACCGCGGCCGGCTTCTCGTCGTGGGCGGCTCCGACCGCTATCCGGGAGCTCCCGCGCTGTCCGCCCTGGGCGCTCTGCGCAGCGGAGGCGGGGTCGTCAGCCTGCTCTCGTCCCCGTCGGTCTGTGCGGTGTGTGCGGCTCGGCTTCCCGAGGTGGTCTACCTGCCCGGCGGAAAGGACTGGGCCGGTGCGGCGCTGGCAGCGGCCTCGTCCTTCGGGGCCGCCGTCGTAGGGCCGGGGCTGGGACGGTCCGTGGGGGCCCTGAATGTGGTCCGTGAGCTGTGGGTCCGTTGGCCCAGGCCCTTGCTGGTGGATGGCGACGGGTTGTTCGCTTTGGCCGGAGAGCCGGGGGAGGGTTGTTTTGCCCGCAGCGATGCGGTGCTGACCCCCCACGAGGGCGAGGCGGCGCACCTTTTGGGCACCACGGCGGAGGCCGTGCGCGCCGATCGTCCGGGCGCGGCACGGGAACTGGCGGAGCGGTGGGGCTGCGTGCTGCTCAAGGGCAGGTCCACGATCGTGGCCCTGCGCGGCAAAAAAACGGTCCATCGTCTGGGGTGGGGCGGCCCGGAGCTCTCCGTTCCGGGCTCGGGAGACGTGCTCTCCGGCTGCATCGGCGCGTTTTTGGCGGCGGGGCTCGCGGTTCGGGACGCGGCGCTCTTGGGCGGCGCGCTGCACGGCATGGCGGGCGCGCTTCTGCGCTCCGGGGGCGTGGACGGCGTTTTGGCCTCCCAGATTGCGGACGCCCTGCGCCCGGTCCTGAGGGAGCTGCGTTCGTGA
- the tsaB gene encoding tRNA (adenosine(37)-N6)-threonylcarbamoyltransferase complex dimerization subunit type 1 TsaB, with the protein MRENTILALDCSLRLTGVAVGRGGTILACESLDLGRRQAAELPLVAERALSAAGLGFADVGLVAVAGGPGYFTGIRVGVAYAVALAYGLGVRVVPVSSLEMLAASHPSPSGQEVLAVVYAGRGFVYAASFGAGTEGLPQGEYGGGALRAWVGEHPGAVAVSDDPDRAASAAGLDFPILEVRPDVARAAELAWLRRASAVPPAEVRASYCRAPQGTV; encoded by the coding sequence ATGAGGGAGAACACCATTCTGGCCCTGGATTGCAGTTTGCGCCTCACCGGCGTGGCCGTGGGGCGGGGCGGGACGATCCTGGCTTGCGAGAGCCTGGACCTCGGCCGGCGTCAGGCGGCTGAGCTGCCCCTTGTGGCGGAGCGGGCCCTGTCCGCGGCGGGACTGGGCTTTGCCGACGTCGGTCTGGTGGCCGTGGCCGGCGGCCCCGGCTATTTCACGGGCATCCGCGTGGGGGTCGCCTATGCCGTGGCGCTGGCCTACGGGCTGGGGGTGCGGGTCGTACCCGTCTCGTCGCTGGAGATGCTGGCCGCGTCGCACCCCAGCCCTTCGGGACAGGAGGTCCTGGCGGTCGTCTACGCGGGGCGGGGTTTCGTCTACGCGGCTTCGTTCGGCGCCGGAACCGAAGGGCTGCCCCAGGGCGAATACGGGGGCGGGGCGCTGAGGGCCTGGGTGGGAGAACACCCGGGGGCCGTCGCGGTCTCCGACGACCCCGATCGGGCCGCCTCGGCGGCGGGGCTGGATTTTCCCATCCTCGAGGTGCGACCGGACGTCGCCCGGGCCGCCGAGCTGGCCTGGCTGCGCCGGGCGTCGGCCGTCCCGCCCGCGGAGGTGCGGGCGAGCTACTGCCGGGCCCCTCAGGGTACGGTCTGA
- a CDS encoding ABC transporter ATP-binding protein — MADVLLEARDLRVSYGAIEALQGFSLTLREREIVSVIGANGAGKSTFMNALMGMVRLSGGTVTLDGVPLSSKTFRTVRSGLALVPEGRHIFAPLTVEENLRIGAFVRTDPKAVREDFEWVLSLFPRLRERLGQYAGTLSGGEQQMLAIARALMARPRVLLLDEPSLGLAPIIIRDIFAELRRINEEGVSILLVEQNARQALLLSHRAYVLQTGRLLKEGPSRELLNDPDIRAAYLGHGHGA, encoded by the coding sequence ATGGCGGACGTCCTGCTGGAGGCTCGGGACCTTCGGGTCAGTTATGGGGCGATCGAAGCGCTCCAGGGCTTCTCCCTGACCCTGCGCGAGCGGGAGATCGTCTCCGTCATCGGCGCGAACGGCGCGGGGAAGTCCACCTTCATGAACGCCCTGATGGGCATGGTCCGCCTCTCGGGGGGGACGGTGACCCTGGATGGAGTCCCCCTCTCCTCCAAGACCTTCAGAACGGTGCGGAGCGGCCTGGCCCTGGTCCCCGAGGGGCGCCACATCTTCGCGCCCCTGACGGTGGAGGAGAACCTCAGGATCGGCGCGTTCGTCCGCACGGACCCCAAGGCGGTGCGGGAGGATTTCGAGTGGGTGCTCTCGCTGTTCCCGCGTCTTCGGGAGCGGCTGGGCCAGTATGCCGGAACCCTCTCGGGCGGGGAACAGCAGATGCTGGCGATCGCGCGGGCCCTGATGGCGCGTCCCCGCGTGCTGCTGCTGGACGAGCCCTCCCTGGGGCTCGCGCCGATCATCATCCGGGACATCTTCGCCGAGCTGCGGCGCATCAACGAGGAGGGCGTCAGCATCCTGCTGGTGGAGCAGAACGCCAGGCAGGCGCTCCTGCTCTCGCACCGCGCCTACGTTCTCCAGACGGGGCGCCTCCTCAAGGAAGGGCCGTCCCGAGAGCTGCTGAACGACCCCGACATCCGTGCGGCGTACCTGGGGCACGGGCACGGAGCCTGA
- a CDS encoding ABC transporter ATP-binding protein, with product MQRALLELESVDMRFGGVHAVRDMSFVIMERSLTGIIGPNGAGKTTLFNMISGVYNPTSGSIWFREQDITPLAAYQVNRLGIARTFQNLRLFGRSSVLENVMTATQNRFRYSFRENLRGHLFPGYRPDADYRYSFMEALFHVGRWGKVEKRARAKSMEFLDRVGLADRAHQAAGTLPYGLQRRLEIARALALDPKLLLLDEPAAGMNPEEVFALNDLITGIHRELRLTTLVIEHHMDLIMKICPHIICMNFGAKIAEGSPEEIQNNPEVLGAYLGEGDVDDEEAI from the coding sequence ATGCAGCGGGCCCTTTTGGAGCTGGAGTCCGTCGATATGCGCTTCGGCGGGGTCCACGCCGTCCGGGACATGAGTTTCGTCATCATGGAACGCTCGCTGACCGGCATCATCGGTCCGAACGGCGCCGGAAAGACGACCCTCTTCAACATGATCTCGGGGGTCTACAACCCGACCTCGGGCAGCATCTGGTTCCGGGAGCAGGACATCACGCCGTTGGCGGCCTATCAGGTCAACCGGCTGGGGATCGCCCGGACCTTTCAGAACCTGCGCCTCTTCGGGCGCTCCTCGGTTCTGGAGAACGTCATGACGGCCACGCAGAACCGCTTCCGCTACTCCTTCCGGGAGAACCTGAGGGGGCACCTTTTTCCGGGCTACCGCCCCGATGCCGACTACCGTTACAGCTTCATGGAAGCCCTGTTTCACGTGGGACGCTGGGGCAAGGTGGAGAAGCGCGCCCGGGCCAAGAGCATGGAATTTCTGGACCGGGTGGGGCTGGCGGACCGGGCCCACCAGGCGGCGGGGACGCTGCCCTACGGGCTGCAGCGAAGGCTCGAGATCGCGCGCGCCCTGGCGCTGGACCCGAAGCTGCTGCTTCTGGACGAGCCGGCCGCGGGGATGAACCCCGAGGAGGTCTTTGCCCTGAACGACCTGATCACGGGCATTCACCGGGAGCTCCGCCTGACGACCCTGGTCATCGAGCACCATATGGACCTCATCATGAAGATCTGCCCGCACATCATCTGCATGAACTTCGGGGCGAAGATCGCGGAGGGCTCGCCCGAGGAGATCCAGAACAACCCCGAGGTGCTCGGGGCGTATCTGGGCGAGGGCGACGTGGACGACGAGGAGGCGATATGA
- a CDS encoding alpha/beta hydrolase, producing MLNFLFRASLLLLGLLLALAIAARLLLTSLAFHPTREAGATPEDAGLRYEDVTLTAADGVRLHAWYVPAENARATLLFCHGNGGNLSWRVDSLRIFHDLGLSSLIFDYRGYGRSEGKPSVAGVALDARAAWEWLENRGVAPDDIVLFGRSLGGAVALSLTRHVKPRLLILESTFASPFGAVRLNFLAPLLRLAVGDIWNSREAARHLTMPTLCIHSPDDGIVPYREGRRLYEAVASDKTFVEIRGGHNEGFLKSQSVYIPALDAFLSEHLGRGPAQGQTVP from the coding sequence GTGCTCAATTTTCTGTTTAGGGCATCCCTTCTGCTGCTGGGGCTTCTGCTTGCCCTTGCGATCGCCGCGCGCCTTCTGCTGACGTCCCTGGCCTTCCATCCCACCCGGGAGGCCGGAGCCACGCCGGAGGACGCTGGGCTGCGCTACGAGGACGTGACCCTGACCGCGGCGGACGGCGTCCGCCTGCACGCCTGGTACGTCCCCGCGGAGAACGCCCGTGCGACGCTGCTGTTCTGCCACGGCAACGGGGGCAATCTCTCGTGGCGCGTGGACTCGCTCCGCATCTTTCACGATCTGGGGCTGTCCTCCCTCATCTTCGACTATCGGGGCTACGGGAGAAGCGAGGGGAAACCCAGCGTGGCGGGCGTGGCGCTGGACGCGCGCGCCGCATGGGAATGGCTGGAAAACCGAGGCGTGGCACCGGACGACATCGTGCTCTTCGGTCGCTCGCTGGGCGGCGCCGTCGCCCTCTCGCTGACGCGCCACGTAAAGCCGCGCCTGCTGATCCTGGAGTCGACCTTCGCCTCGCCGTTCGGTGCCGTGCGCCTGAACTTTCTGGCCCCGCTCCTGCGCCTGGCGGTCGGCGACATCTGGAACTCCCGCGAGGCGGCCCGGCACCTGACGATGCCGACCTTGTGCATCCACAGCCCGGACGACGGCATCGTCCCCTACCGGGAGGGCCGGCGGCTCTACGAGGCCGTGGCGAGCGACAAGACCTTCGTGGAGATCCGCGGCGGACACAACGAGGGGTTCCTGAAGTCTCAATCGGTCTACATCCCCGCGCTCGACGCGTTCCTGTCCGAACATCTCGGCCGGGGGCCCGCTCAGGGTCAGACCGTACCCTGA
- a CDS encoding cyclodeaminase/cyclohydrolase family protein yields the protein MILTDMTVKAFSEKLASNAPAPGGGSAAALSGALGAALVSMVCRLTQGKEKYAEFEGLVMETVSKSDELMNALLEGIQKDTNAFDGVIAAFGLPKGTDAEKAARGEAIQKAYKAAIVSPETTAEDCLAVMRLAKALLDKSNKNAASDLAVGAMQAFAGLSGALENVAINLPSIKDADYVAKKRAWMEAMEKEAEKLLKEVREGVARMIA from the coding sequence ATGATTTTGACGGATATGACGGTGAAGGCCTTTTCGGAGAAACTGGCTTCCAACGCTCCGGCCCCCGGCGGCGGCAGTGCGGCGGCCCTCTCGGGCGCGCTCGGCGCGGCGCTGGTCTCCATGGTCTGTCGCCTGACGCAGGGCAAGGAGAAATACGCGGAGTTCGAGGGGCTGGTCATGGAGACGGTGTCGAAGTCCGACGAGCTGATGAACGCCCTCCTGGAGGGAATTCAGAAGGACACCAACGCCTTCGACGGCGTCATTGCGGCCTTCGGACTCCCCAAGGGGACGGATGCGGAGAAGGCCGCGCGGGGCGAGGCCATCCAGAAGGCCTACAAGGCGGCGATCGTCTCCCCGGAGACGACGGCCGAGGACTGCCTTGCCGTCATGCGTTTGGCCAAGGCCCTTCTGGACAAGAGCAACAAGAACGCCGCCAGCGACCTGGCCGTCGGGGCCATGCAGGCCTTCGCGGGGCTCTCCGGAGCGCTCGAGAACGTGGCGATCAACCTGCCCTCGATCAAGGACGCGGATTACGTGGCGAAGAAGCGCGCGTGGATGGAGGCCATGGAGAAGGAGGCCGAGAAGCTCTTGAAGGAGGTTCGGGAGGGCGTCGCCCGTATGATCGCGTAG